Proteins encoded together in one Aeromonas encheleia window:
- the nirB gene encoding nitrite reductase large subunit NirB — translation MSKVRLAVIGNGMVGHRFIEELIERADPGRFEITVFGAEPRPAYDRVHLSSYFSHHTSEDLSLVKPGFYEKHGIRLLLGEAVKKIDRAAREVHSNKGTVVGYDKLVLATGSYPWVPPIQGSQHHECFVYRTIEDLKAIRSAAKSGKSGVVVGGGLLGLEAAGALKALGLETHVVEFAPVLMAEQLDGQGGQLLRRKIESMGVQVHTSKSTSEILMHGGKEAKHRLAFADGSTLDVDVVVFSTGIRPQDTLGRYCELAIAPRGGVVVDDHCLTSDPDIYAIGECAAWQGRFFGLVAPGYKMAQITVDHLLGGDSRFEGADMSAKLKLLGVSVGSIGDAHGRTPGSHSYVFQDDQAGVYKRIVVSEDNSRLLGAVLVGDVDDYGNLLQLMLNVMPLPSHPDTLILPAYAGAKPTLGVDALPSTAQICSCFDVSKGDIAQAVAEGHTTLAAIKQHTKAGTGCGGCVPLISQVLNAELVKQGIEVNNHLCAHFPHSRQELFHLVKVEGIKSFDELLARHGQGYGCEVCKPTVGSILASCWNGHVLSPQNTQLQDTNDIFLGNMQKDGSYSVIPRMAGGEVTPAGLLAVAEVARDYQLYTKITGAQRIGLFGAQKDDLPAIWRKLLAAGFETGQAYAKALRMAKTCVGSTWCRFGVQDSVGLGVFLENRYKGIRTPHKMKFGVSGCTRECAEAQGKDVGIIATDAGWNLYVGGNGGMKPRHADLLASDLDRETLIKLIDRFMMFYVTSADKLQRTSVWLGNLEGGVDYLREVIVDDKLGLNETLERDIQVLIDGYECEWSRTLNEEEALKRFSHFINSGKRDPDVQFVRERDQHRPATPAERIPVYQIEVETK, via the coding sequence AGGGAACGGCATGGTGGGGCACCGCTTCATCGAAGAGTTGATCGAGCGGGCCGATCCGGGCCGGTTCGAGATCACCGTCTTCGGTGCAGAACCCCGTCCCGCCTACGATCGTGTCCATCTCTCCTCCTACTTCTCCCACCACACCAGCGAAGATCTCTCCCTCGTCAAACCCGGTTTCTACGAGAAGCACGGCATCCGTCTGCTGCTCGGCGAGGCGGTGAAAAAAATCGACAGGGCGGCCCGCGAGGTGCACTCCAACAAGGGCACAGTGGTCGGCTATGACAAGCTGGTGCTGGCCACCGGCTCCTACCCCTGGGTGCCGCCGATCCAGGGCAGCCAGCACCACGAGTGCTTCGTCTATCGCACCATCGAGGATCTGAAGGCCATCCGCAGCGCCGCCAAGAGCGGCAAGAGCGGCGTGGTGGTGGGTGGCGGTCTGCTCGGGCTGGAGGCGGCCGGTGCCCTCAAGGCGCTGGGCCTCGAGACCCACGTGGTGGAGTTCGCCCCTGTGCTGATGGCGGAGCAGCTCGACGGTCAGGGTGGCCAGCTGCTGCGCCGCAAGATCGAGTCCATGGGCGTGCAGGTGCACACCAGCAAGAGCACCAGCGAGATCCTGATGCACGGCGGCAAGGAGGCCAAACACCGCCTCGCCTTCGCCGACGGCAGCACGCTTGACGTGGATGTGGTGGTCTTCTCCACCGGCATACGTCCGCAGGACACCCTGGGCCGCTACTGTGAACTGGCCATAGCCCCGCGTGGCGGCGTCGTGGTCGACGATCACTGCCTCACCTCCGACCCCGACATCTATGCCATCGGCGAGTGCGCCGCCTGGCAAGGCCGCTTCTTCGGCCTGGTGGCACCGGGTTACAAGATGGCCCAGATCACGGTGGATCACCTGCTCGGCGGCGACAGCCGCTTCGAGGGGGCGGACATGAGCGCCAAGCTCAAGCTGCTCGGCGTCTCCGTCGGCTCCATCGGCGATGCCCACGGCCGCACGCCCGGCAGCCACAGCTATGTGTTCCAGGACGATCAGGCCGGGGTCTACAAGCGGATAGTGGTGAGCGAAGACAACAGTCGCCTGCTCGGCGCCGTGCTGGTCGGCGATGTGGATGACTACGGCAACCTGCTGCAGCTGATGCTCAACGTCATGCCGCTGCCATCCCACCCGGACACCCTGATCCTGCCCGCCTATGCCGGTGCCAAGCCGACCCTGGGGGTAGATGCCCTGCCGTCCACCGCCCAGATCTGCTCCTGCTTCGACGTCTCCAAGGGCGACATCGCCCAGGCGGTGGCCGAGGGTCACACCACGCTGGCCGCCATCAAGCAGCACACCAAGGCCGGGACCGGTTGCGGCGGCTGCGTGCCGCTCATCAGCCAGGTGCTCAACGCCGAGCTGGTGAAGCAGGGTATAGAGGTCAACAACCACCTCTGCGCCCACTTCCCCCACTCCCGCCAGGAGCTGTTCCACCTGGTCAAGGTGGAAGGGATCAAGAGCTTCGACGAGCTGCTGGCGAGGCACGGTCAGGGCTATGGCTGCGAGGTGTGCAAACCCACGGTCGGCTCCATCCTCGCCTCCTGCTGGAACGGCCATGTGCTGAGCCCGCAGAACACCCAGCTGCAGGACACCAACGACATCTTCCTCGGCAACATGCAGAAGGACGGCAGCTACTCCGTCATCCCGCGCATGGCCGGTGGCGAGGTGACCCCGGCAGGGCTGCTGGCGGTGGCCGAGGTGGCCCGCGACTACCAGCTCTACACCAAGATCACCGGCGCCCAGCGCATCGGCCTGTTCGGTGCCCAGAAGGATGATCTGCCCGCCATCTGGCGGAAATTGCTGGCCGCCGGCTTCGAGACCGGCCAGGCCTACGCCAAGGCACTGCGCATGGCCAAGACCTGCGTCGGCAGCACCTGGTGCCGCTTCGGCGTGCAGGACAGCGTCGGCCTCGGGGTCTTCCTCGAGAACCGCTACAAGGGCATTCGCACCCCGCACAAGATGAAGTTCGGTGTCTCCGGCTGTACCCGCGAATGTGCGGAAGCCCAGGGCAAGGATGTCGGCATTATCGCCACAGACGCGGGCTGGAACCTCTATGTGGGCGGCAACGGCGGCATGAAGCCGCGCCACGCCGATCTGCTGGCCTCAGACCTCGACCGCGAGACGCTGATCAAGCTGATCGACCGCTTCATGATGTTCTACGTCACCAGCGCCGACAAACTGCAGCGCACCTCGGTCTGGCTCGGCAACCTGGAAGGGGGCGTCGACTACCTGCGCGAGGTGATAGTCGACGACAAGCTGGGACTGAATGAGACCCTGGAACGTGACATCCAGGTGCTGATCGACGGCTACGAGTGCGAGTGGTCTCGCACCCTGAATGAAGAGGAGGCGCTCAAGCGTTTCAGCCACTTCATCAACAGCGGCAAACGCGACCCTGACGTGCAGTTCGTCCGCGAGCGTGACCAGCATAGGCCCGCCACCCCGGCGGAGCGCATCCCCGTCTACCAGATCGAGGTGGAAACCAAATGA
- the nirD gene encoding nitrite reductase small subunit NirD: MKLACQLNDILPGTGVCALLEGRQIALFRPSAAAEVFAIDNRDPFFAANVLSRGIICEHDGALWVASPLKKQRFRLSDGHCFENPAMSVQSYPVEVRDQQVWVAV; encoded by the coding sequence ATGAAACTTGCCTGCCAACTCAACGACATACTGCCGGGAACCGGCGTCTGCGCTCTGCTCGAGGGGCGCCAGATCGCGCTGTTCCGCCCGAGCGCGGCGGCCGAGGTGTTCGCCATCGACAACCGGGATCCCTTCTTCGCCGCCAACGTGCTGTCGCGGGGCATCATCTGCGAACACGACGGCGCGCTCTGGGTGGCCAGCCCGCTCAAGAAGCAGCGCTTTCGCCTGAGCGACGGCCACTGCTTCGAAAACCCGGCCATGTCGGTGCAGAGCTACCCCGTTGAAGTGCGTGACCAGCAGGTCTGGGTCGCCGTCTAA
- the nirC gene encoding nitrite transporter NirC, with translation MYTDTINKCAANAARINRFERDDKLGFWLSSAMAGAYVGLGIILIFTLGNLVDPAIRPLVMGATFGIALTLVIIAGSELFTGHTMFLTFGVKAGKISMGDLLRILPQTWAGNLLGSIAVALIYSYGGSLLPDAGSLAHKVALAKTQAPALTLFMKGVLCNWLVCLAIWMALRTEGAAKFIAIWWCLLAFIASGYEHSIANMTLFALSWFGAHSEAYTLGGIGHNLLWVTLGNTVSGAIFMGLGYWYATPKAERPVPVTDASATASQTQTA, from the coding sequence ATGTATACCGACACCATCAACAAGTGCGCCGCCAACGCGGCCCGCATCAACCGCTTCGAGCGGGACGACAAACTCGGCTTCTGGCTGAGCTCCGCCATGGCGGGGGCCTATGTGGGCCTGGGCATCATCCTCATCTTCACCCTAGGCAACCTGGTGGATCCGGCCATCCGTCCGCTGGTGATGGGGGCCACCTTCGGCATCGCCCTGACCCTGGTGATCATCGCCGGCTCCGAGCTGTTCACCGGCCACACCATGTTCCTCACCTTCGGGGTGAAGGCGGGCAAGATCTCCATGGGGGACCTGCTGCGCATCCTGCCCCAGACCTGGGCCGGCAACCTGCTCGGCTCCATAGCGGTGGCGCTGATCTACTCCTACGGCGGCAGCCTGCTGCCGGACGCGGGCAGCCTGGCCCACAAGGTGGCGCTGGCCAAGACCCAGGCGCCGGCCCTGACCCTGTTCATGAAGGGGGTGCTGTGCAACTGGCTGGTCTGCCTCGCCATCTGGATGGCGCTGCGCACCGAGGGCGCGGCCAAGTTCATCGCCATCTGGTGGTGCCTGCTGGCCTTCATCGCCTCCGGTTATGAGCACTCGATCGCCAACATGACCCTGTTCGCCCTCTCCTGGTTCGGCGCCCACTCCGAGGCCTACACCCTGGGTGGCATAGGCCACAACCTGTTGTGGGTCACCCTCGGCAACACCGTCTCCGGCGCGATCTTCATGGGCCTCGGTTACTGGTATGCCACCCCCAAGGCGGAGCGCCCCGTCCCCGTGACCGACGCCAGCGCCACCGCCAGCCAGACCCAAACCGCCTGA